The following is a genomic window from Shewanella avicenniae.
CGGCATCACTCGCCGCGATTTTATGAAATGGAGTGCCTCAATTACCGCACTTCTCGCGTTACCTCTTCCCTTCAGTAGCTTAGTGGCAGAAGCCGCCGAACTCGCCGACCGTGTGCCCCTAGTCTGGTTGCATATGGCAGAATGTACTGGTTGCTCTGAATCATTAACCCGTGCAGATACCCCAGATCTCGATACCCTTATTTTCGATCATATTTCACTGGAATATCACGAGACGCTGATGGCTGCGGCCGGTTGGCAAGCAGAAGAAAACCTCGAACACGCCATGGAAAAATACCATGGTAATTACCTACTTGCGGTTGAAGGTGCAGTACCGACTAAAAACGGTGGTACTTTCCTGAAAGTCGGTGCCAAAGGTAAAACTGGGCTCGAAGTGGTAAAAGAAGCTGCAGAAGGCGCAGCCGCCATTATTTCAGTCGGTACCTGCTCATCATTTGGTGGTGTGCAAGCGGCCGCGCCAAACCCTACCGGCGCTAAAGGCGTGCACGCGGTAATCGATCGCACGGTGATCAACTTAGGTGGCTGCCCACCAAGTGAAAAGAACATTGTTGGCACACTGATGTACTTCGTCATGTTCGGTCGTTTGCCGGCACTGGATATGTTTAACCGTCCAAAATGGGCCTATGGCGCTCGGGTGCATGACAACTGTGAACGTCGTGGTCACTTTGACTCAGGCGAATTCGTTGAAGAGTTCAGCGATGACGCCGCCAAAGATGGTTACTGCCTCTATAAGGTGGGTTGTAAAGGCCCTTATACCTACAACAACTGCCCAACCGAACGCTTTAACGCCCACGTGAGCTGGCCAGTATTGGCGGGCCACGGTTGTATCGGTTGCTCAGAACCTAATTTCTGGGACGATATGGCAGATTTTGAAAAACCTCTTGGTCGTCAGTTATTGCATGGCATTGATGCCAGCGCCGATGCAGTGGGTGGTGTCATTCTCGGTGCCGCTGCTGTAGGTATCGCAGCGCATGCTGTTGCTAGTGTTTTTGCAAATTCCAAAGAGGACTAATTAAATGAATCAACGTGTTGTCATTGACCCCATTACGCGTATTGAGGGCCATCTGCGCATTGAAGTTGAAGTAGATGAACAGAATGTGATTCAAAAAGCCTGGGCCTCTTCTACTCTGTGGCGCGGCATTGAAGTGATTTTGAAAGGCCGTACCCCAATGGACGTTGGTCTGCTGGTACAACGTATTTGTGGTGTGTGTACCTTCTCGCATTACCGCTGTGGTACCGAAGCTGTTGAAAATGCACTTGGCTTGGAAATCCCAGTGAATGCTAAATACCTGCGTTCGCTGATGATGAGCGCCCTGCACTACCATGATCACTTGGTGCACTTCTATCATCTGCACGCACTGGATTGGGTTGACGTAGTGTCAGCTTTGAGCGCTGATCCTGCAAAAGCGGCACAAATTGCCACTCGTTACACTGCAGAGCCTATCGCGGCTGGTGAAGGCGATCTGCGTGCAGTTCAAAAACGTGTGCAAGGCTTTGTTGATAAAGGTCGTTTAGGCCCATTCGCTAACGCCTATTGGGGCAACAAAACCTATCGTTTTACCCCTGAGCAAAACTTGATTGCGTTGTCGCACTACATGAAAGGCTTGGAAATCCAACGTGTTGCAGCTGAAATGATGGCGATTTTTGGTGGTAAGCAACCGCATCCACAGTCAGTCGTCGTTGGCGGTATGACCTCGATTCGTGATTTGCTGAGCCCAGCGCGCCTGCAAGAGTGGAAAACCAAACACGACGTCGTGCGTGACTTTATCAAACGCGCTTACCATGCTGACATTCTGATGGCAGCGGAAGCCTTTGGTGATGAAGCCTCAGTGCTAGGCGGCGTGAACGTGCACAACTTTATTTGTACCAATGAATTCTACGGCGCCGATGGCAAGCACTTGTATCACCAAGGGGTGATCCATGATGGCGATTTGAGCAAAGTGGAAGATGTTAACCCAGACTTGGTGGCAGAAGACGTCACTCACTCTTGGTACAGAGCCGATAAACCACAGCATCCATATGAAGGAACGACCATTCCTCAATATACCGATTATGTAGAGCGCGATACCGTTTATGGCAAACTGCCTACCCTCGACAATGAAGGTAAATACAGCTGGGTAAAATCACCACGCTATAACGGTAAACCAATGGAAGTTGGCCCACTGGCGTGTTTGCTGGTGAACTATGCTCGCGGAAACGAGAAAGTGGTTGATGCGATCGACAGCTTCTTAAAAGAAACCGGTTTGCCGTTAGAAGCGCTGTACACCACCTTGGGGCGTACCGCAGCGCGGATGATCGAAACCGAAATTCTGGCAGATGAATGTGACAAGATCTTCGATGCATTGGTGACTAACCTTGGCAGCGACGACACGCTGTACGTCAAACCGAATATCGATCCAAACAAAGAATATATCGGCCACTCATTCATTGAAGCGCCACGCGGCATGCTAAGTCACTGGGTACGGATTAAAAACGGCGTGGTGGAAAACTATCAAGCTGTGGTGCCTACGACTTGGAACGCAGGTCCAAAAGATGCCAACGGCAATATTGGCCCTTACGAAGCTTCACTGCTCGGTCTGAAATTGGAAGATCCGAAAAAACCATTGGAAGTGCTGCGTATTATCCACTCATTTGACCCATGCATGGCATGTTCTGTTCATATGATGGATTACAAAGGTCAATCATTGGGTGAGTTCCGTGTCGGTCCAAGCGCCGCCTAAGGAGGAAATTATGGCAACTACTACACCCGATTATGAACGGGTCAAAGTGTTCAGTGCCGCCATCAGGATATTTCACTGGTTACGGGCGCTGTCTATCGTCATTTTGACCGTAACAGGGTTTTATATTTCATGGCCGTATCTCGTGGGTGCAGATACCACAGATGTACTGCTGCAAGGCTGGATTCGTTATGGCCATTTGGTCTGCGGTTTTACCCTTTGCGCAGTCACCCTAGTGCGCGCCTATCTGTTCTTTTTCAGTAAAAGCGATATTGAACGTCGTTCATTTGCAGACGTGAAAAATTTTCGCAGCTGGATTATTCAAATTAAATCCTATTTCTGGATTGGACACCTCGATCATAAAGGTGTGTATGGCCCGCTGCAGTTTATGACCTATTTGGGCGTAAGTTTAATGGCCGCCTTTATGTGTTTAACCGGGCTGATACTGTATGCCAACGTTTATCACGAAGGTTTGGGCGGCGCGCTATGGAGCAGTGCCGCTTGGTTAACCCAAGTGTTTGGTGGTTTAGCTTGGGTGCGTATTCTGCATCACTATGTGACATGGGGATTCATCATCTTTTTGCTGATCCACATCTACATGGCAGTTTGGATGGGTATCCGCTTTAAGCACAATGCAGTTGATGCGATTGTGTCTGGTTACGATTACCACCCTAAACATTAATCGATAAAACTCGATTAAAAACTGATGTGATCTAAATCATGTCTCATCACGATTTAGATCACATTTTTTTTGGTTTGTTAGCCACTATACCGAACTAAGTTCGGTAACCGCCATAACACCGAATACACCGATTAATGGAGTTGTTATCAAATTGTTTAATTGATTGGTAATTATTCCAACTGATTTATAAATGCGCAAAAGTGGGGCAAAATCGGCAAAAATGACGAAAAATGCGCTAAATTCCAGTCAAAATCACCGTAGTCGCAGACTTGGTCAAAATGTCTCAATTTGGCCATTTATAATTGATCCTCTTCATATTCTAAAAATCTAATTTTTTTTCACGTCGCAATTAAGCGCAAAAATTGATGTATCTCAAACAACTATTGTGGTTCCACCTCTAAGATCGCTTCGATTAGCTGTGTGAGCTATAACGCAAAAAAGCCCGTTCAAAAACACTAAAGGTCAAAACATGGACACACATTCAGCCCTTTTTGAACAAGGTCGGAAGCGATTGGAGGCATTACGCCAACTTCCTCCTCGTCAAGAAACCTCATTACAAGAACGTATGCTTAAGCTTGGGATCACTCGTCGTGATTTCATGAAATGGAGCGCTTCAGTTACTGCATTATTAGCATTGCCTCTGCCCTTCACCAATCTGGTGGCAGAAGCTGCTGAATTAGCTGACCGTGTCCCATTGATCTGGTTGCACCTTGCAGAATGTACTGGTTGTTCTGAGTCATTGGTGCGTACCGATACACCAAACCTCGATTCACTGATCTTCGACCACATTTCGCTGGAATATCATGAAACATTGATGGCAGCAGCTGGTTGGCAAGCAGAAGAAAACCTGGAACATGCGCTGCATGCATATAAAGGTAGCTACCTGTTAGCCGTCGAAGGTGCAGTACCTACTGCAAACAACGGCACCTTCCTGACTGTGGGTTGTAAAGGCCACACAGGTATGGAAATCATCAAAGAAGCTGCTGAAGGCGCTGCTGCGATTATTTCTGTCGGTACTTGTGCATCATTCGGCGGTGTTCAAGCGGCTGCACCAAACCCAACCGGCGCAAAAGGCGTTTATGAAGTGGTTGATAAAGCAGTTGTTAACTTGGGTGGTTGCCCACCAAGTGAGAAAAACATCGTGGGTACATTAATGTACTTCGTGATGTTTGGTCGTCTGCCTGCACTGGACATGTTCAACCGTCCAAAATGGGCCTATGGCGCGCGCGTACACGACAACTGTGAACGTCGTGGTCGTTTCGATGCCGGTGAATTCGTTGAAAAATTCGGCGATGAAGGCGCAAAAGAAGGTTACTGCTTATATAAAGTGGGTTGTAAAGGTCCTTATACCTATAACAACTGCCCAACTGAACGCTTTAACCATCACGTAAGTTGGCCAGTACTGGCCGGTCACGGTTGTATGGGGTGTTCAGAACCTAACTTCTGGGATGACATGGCAGACTTTGAAAAACCGCTTGGCCGTCAATTGATACACGGTCTGGATGCAACTGCTGACACCATCGGTGGTGTAATTCTCGCAGCGACCGTTGTTGGCATCGGCGCGCATGCTGTTGCTAGTGTATTTGCCGGTTCCAAGGAGGACTAATTAAATGAATCAACGCGTCGTTATTGACCCAATTACCCGTATCGAAGGCCACCTGCGTATTGAAGTGGAAGTCGATGAAAACAATGTTGTACAGAAGGCCTGGTCTTCTTCAACGCTGTGGCGCGGTCTGGAAGTTATCCTCAAAGGCCGTACGCCAATGGACGTAGGTCTGTTGGTACAACGTATCTGTGGTGTATGTACCTATTCACACTACCGTTGTGGCACTGAAGCAGTAGAAAACGCTTTAGGTCTGAAAATCCCATTGAATGCGCGTTATCTGCGTTCTTTGATGCAAACGTCACTGTTTATGCATGACCACATTGTGCACTTTTATCACCTGCACGGTTTGGACTGGGTAGACGTTGTGTCTGCATTGAGCGCTGACCCAGTTAAAGCATCACAACTGGCACACGAATACATTCACAACCCAATCGCGACCAGCGATGGTGAACTGCGTGCGGTACAAGAACGTGTCAAAGGCTTTGTGGCAACGGGTAAGTTAGGCCCATTTGCTAACGCCTACTGGGGTAATAAAACTTACAAGTTCTCTCCTGAGCAAAACCTGATTGCTTTATCTCACTACCTGAAAGCGTTGGAAGTACAACGTGTTGCAGCAGAAATGCTGGCTATCTTCGGTGGTAAGCAACCTCACCCACAATCATTGGTTGTTGGTGGTGTGACATCTGTACGTGACATGCTGAGCCCAGCGCGTCTGCAAGAGTGGAAACAAAAACACGCAATCGTTCAAGACTTTATCGAACGCGCTTATAAAGCTGACGTGATCATGGCCGCATCTGCATTCGGTACTGAACCTTCAGTACTCGGCGGAGTAGCAATCAAAAACTTTATGTGTACCAATGAGTTCGTGATTGGCGATCAAGAATACATCTTCCAACAAGGTGTGATCATGAACGGCGATCTGAGCAAAGTGACTGATGTGAATCCAGATCTGATTGCCGAAGACGTCACTCACTCTTGGTATAGCGCTGATAAAGCACAACATCCATATGACGGTACTACCATCCCTAACTACACCGGTTTGGTTGAGCGCGACACAGTGTACGGCAAACTGCCAACACTGGATGGCGACAACAAGTACAGCTGGGTGAAATCACCACGTTATGATGGCGAACCAGTGGAAGTAGGCCCGTTAGCTTGTCTGTTGGTTAACTATGCCAAAGGCAACAAAGTCGTGGTTGATGCCGTAAATGAACTGCTGCAAGTGACTGGTCTGCCTGTTGCAGCACTGTTCACTACCCTGGGCCGTACTGCTGCGCGCATGGTACAAACGTGTATCGTTGCCAAACACGGTTTGGAAACCTTCGATGCACTGTTGAGCAACATGCAATCTGACGAAGCG
Proteins encoded in this region:
- the hyaB gene encoding nickel-dependent hydrogenase large subunit; this translates as MNQRVVIDPITRIEGHLRIEVEVDENNVVQKAWSSSTLWRGLEVILKGRTPMDVGLLVQRICGVCTYSHYRCGTEAVENALGLKIPLNARYLRSLMQTSLFMHDHIVHFYHLHGLDWVDVVSALSADPVKASQLAHEYIHNPIATSDGELRAVQERVKGFVATGKLGPFANAYWGNKTYKFSPEQNLIALSHYLKALEVQRVAAEMLAIFGGKQPHPQSLVVGGVTSVRDMLSPARLQEWKQKHAIVQDFIERAYKADVIMAASAFGTEPSVLGGVAIKNFMCTNEFVIGDQEYIFQQGVIMNGDLSKVTDVNPDLIAEDVTHSWYSADKAQHPYDGTTIPNYTGLVERDTVYGKLPTLDGDNKYSWVKSPRYDGEPVEVGPLACLLVNYAKGNKVVVDAVNELLQVTGLPVAALFTTLGRTAARMVQTCIVAKHGLETFDALLSNMQSDEATYIEPQIDSSKEYVGHSMIEAPRGLLSHWIRIKGGLVENYQAVVPTTWNAGPVDANGKVGPYEASLVGLQLEDPTKPLEVIRVIHSFDPCMACAVHVMDYKGQSLGEFRIDPNAC
- the hyaA gene encoding nickel-dependent hydrogenase small subunit; its protein translation is MDTHSALFEQGRKRLEALRQLPPRQETSLQERMLKLGITRRDFMKWSASVTALLALPLPFTNLVAEAAELADRVPLIWLHLAECTGCSESLVRTDTPNLDSLIFDHISLEYHETLMAAAGWQAEENLEHALHAYKGSYLLAVEGAVPTANNGTFLTVGCKGHTGMEIIKEAAEGAAAIISVGTCASFGGVQAAAPNPTGAKGVYEVVDKAVVNLGGCPPSEKNIVGTLMYFVMFGRLPALDMFNRPKWAYGARVHDNCERRGRFDAGEFVEKFGDEGAKEGYCLYKVGCKGPYTYNNCPTERFNHHVSWPVLAGHGCMGCSEPNFWDDMADFEKPLGRQLIHGLDATADTIGGVILAATVVGIGAHAVASVFAGSKED
- the cybH gene encoding Ni/Fe-hydrogenase, b-type cytochrome subunit, with the translated sequence MATTTPDYERVKVFSAAIRIFHWLRALSIVILTVTGFYISWPYLVGADTTDVLLQGWIRYGHLVCGFTLCAVTLVRAYLFFFSKSDIERRSFADVKNFRSWIIQIKSYFWIGHLDHKGVYGPLQFMTYLGVSLMAAFMCLTGLILYANVYHEGLGGALWSSAAWLTQVFGGLAWVRILHHYVTWGFIIFLLIHIYMAVWMGIRFKHNAVDAIVSGYDYHPKH
- the hyaA gene encoding nickel-dependent hydrogenase small subunit is translated as METHAALFEQGRKRLDALRQMPPRQQESLTDRMLELGITRRDFMKWSASITALLALPLPFSSLVAEAAELADRVPLVWLHMAECTGCSESLTRADTPDLDTLIFDHISLEYHETLMAAAGWQAEENLEHAMEKYHGNYLLAVEGAVPTKNGGTFLKVGAKGKTGLEVVKEAAEGAAAIISVGTCSSFGGVQAAAPNPTGAKGVHAVIDRTVINLGGCPPSEKNIVGTLMYFVMFGRLPALDMFNRPKWAYGARVHDNCERRGHFDSGEFVEEFSDDAAKDGYCLYKVGCKGPYTYNNCPTERFNAHVSWPVLAGHGCIGCSEPNFWDDMADFEKPLGRQLLHGIDASADAVGGVILGAAAVGIAAHAVASVFANSKED
- a CDS encoding nickel-dependent hydrogenase large subunit; the encoded protein is MNQRVVIDPITRIEGHLRIEVEVDEQNVIQKAWASSTLWRGIEVILKGRTPMDVGLLVQRICGVCTFSHYRCGTEAVENALGLEIPVNAKYLRSLMMSALHYHDHLVHFYHLHALDWVDVVSALSADPAKAAQIATRYTAEPIAAGEGDLRAVQKRVQGFVDKGRLGPFANAYWGNKTYRFTPEQNLIALSHYMKGLEIQRVAAEMMAIFGGKQPHPQSVVVGGMTSIRDLLSPARLQEWKTKHDVVRDFIKRAYHADILMAAEAFGDEASVLGGVNVHNFICTNEFYGADGKHLYHQGVIHDGDLSKVEDVNPDLVAEDVTHSWYRADKPQHPYEGTTIPQYTDYVERDTVYGKLPTLDNEGKYSWVKSPRYNGKPMEVGPLACLLVNYARGNEKVVDAIDSFLKETGLPLEALYTTLGRTAARMIETEILADECDKIFDALVTNLGSDDTLYVKPNIDPNKEYIGHSFIEAPRGMLSHWVRIKNGVVENYQAVVPTTWNAGPKDANGNIGPYEASLLGLKLEDPKKPLEVLRIIHSFDPCMACSVHMMDYKGQSLGEFRVGPSAA